AATAAAAATGCAGTAAAAACAAATTGCCAATTTATAATCATCAAATTTCCGCAATATATGGAAATAACAAAAGTATTAAATGAAGGTAAAGTAATTATTCCTGAAGAATTACTAAAAGCCTCTGGCTGGGAAATCGGACAAGAATTAATAGCAATTAATATGGGTGATGGGATTCTTCTTAAACCCAAAAAGCCCTTTGCAGAAACTACATTAAA
This sequence is a window from Aulosira sp. FACHB-615. Protein-coding genes within it:
- a CDS encoding AbrB/MazE/SpoVT family DNA-binding domain-containing protein, whose translation is MEITKVLNEGKVIIPEELLKASGWEIGQELIAINMGDGILLKPKKPFAETTLNDVAGCLKYQGTPKSLEDMNDAIRQGIEESWHGGS